A single region of the Neodiprion pinetum isolate iyNeoPine1 chromosome 5, iyNeoPine1.2, whole genome shotgun sequence genome encodes:
- the Hcf gene encoding host cell factor 1 isoform X2 → MAAPMLKWKRITNPTGPQPRPRHGHRAVALKDLMVVFGGGNEGIVDELHVFNTATNQWFVPSTKGDIPPGCAAYGFVVDGTRILVFGGMVEYGKYSNELYELQASRWEWKRLKPKPPKQEQPPCPRLGHSFTLIGNRIFLFGGLANDSDDPKNNIPRYLNDLYTLELLGNGVTAWDVPQTHGNSPPPRESHTGVAYADRTTGKSCLVIYGGMSGCRLGDLWFLDIDTMTWNKPLVHGPTPLPRSLHTATLIGHRMYVFGGWVPLVVDDVKVATHEKEWKCTSTLACLNLETLTWEQLTVDSLEENVPRARAGHCAVAVHSRLYVWSGRDGYRKAWNNQVCCKDLWYLEVKKPPSPSRVQLVRASTQSLEVSWAATPSAQYYILQIQKYDMPPTTGTFPAAAAPVSAPTAAPVPVAAAVPAPATVSSPQIPPVVTPVPSTPPIVRQQAPSQTPVRIQTAVQQSPGQKTIQTPVMAKQGSPMTPRVTGNLIRIRSPLVTTVTPTTDQGASPGTTSASQSPTTAMSGIQALAAAAAATQKISMNNVQILPQPGNTIRMKNMQPGQQIRFAAPGATVLRTASPQQSKQIILQKPGQNITGQPQIVHLLKAGQGMVAAVPKVSLIQGKTVQTAGSKPLNQGPTILRLVNPNTVAGSKVLTTVKTSNLVAMSKGQSISGKQTIMITKPGGNGGLVGRTNQIIVVTTGSGLRAVQAVTTSQAGSGQPGNLSTPVNVLPLSATNHVTNQQGVKMIVVSSGAMGGGTAGKPITITVPGQGGVPKTVTIATKGNQQTLFNPTKNQIVAVPQMQKTPEAVTVSGKPVTLQMSSGIGTKTVTLMPSSSSIVTTAGTSEIIDTSKMIFVPSQKQPSASLASTSDGPATTDAALAALAAEAGLIDPVQESSGGLSFMVSADETGAVDGKGDSCNGNEAAVLASQLGSGEPLQVDNDGNFIIPQVDGPADDLMEDGEGGGEKEETAATENEPETNEPTEPHPENDSNEAEQHTDSVTADVKLRLQEAVPEDSSKDPQLDTETSKTPPTSAEPLSTELDATTNSENPEAEIKLEGTEESEENSEQQEQLPNESAETEANLPAEDINMKTEDVSLPLDEKILESEGEADNSQDEQNSGKDISNEQHQLEAISMSVDQSDSDNVSQADSQPAVDDATSQDSQTSQDDIDRKKVDDEPESESLRLNLENPLSPENIKAKDEPMETESEFLMASKTPIPSPTTAAPTILPKSEPQESQDEPMNEDEDDAVSEPSPIATKPSTATNVTTNGIAPTVKRPVPVAILKNEPKDEKDATPTSGDSTALTTLATAALGSAGQAVKVKAEMLRFQTEEEKKDADWYDVGVIKGTTFTVQHYYLPGDEPLNTSQPLPADVFKGRTKIFLEPGTAYKFRVAAVNSCGQSGWSEVSAFKTCLPGFPGAPSAIKISKSAEGAQLSWEPPPSNLGPILEYSVYLAVRSASAVSNSAGEATTVATTPTQLAFIRVYCGPTNACSVPNSSLSAAHVDTTTKPAIIFRIAARNDKGYGPATQVRWLQDPTTAVKSNPQLKRPVADARPQVNSPQKKFKTDTGTENFS, encoded by the exons caACAAACCAATGGTTTGTTCCATCGACGAAGGGAGATATACCTCCCGGTTGTGCTGCCTATGGGTTCGTGGTGGATGGGACCCGAATTTTGGTATTCGGTGGTATGGTAGAATATGGAAAGTATTCCAACGAATTATATGAGCTCCAGGCTAGTAGATGGGAGTGGAAGCGATTGAAACCAAAACCACCCAAACAGGAACAACCACCGTGCCCGCGACTGGGTCACAGCTTCACACTGATCGGCAACAGAATATTCTTATTTGGAGGATTGGCAAACGACAGTGATGATCCTAAGAATAATATTCCAAGATATTTGAATGATCTGTATACTCTGGAGTTACTTGGCAATGGTGTAACAGCATGGGATGTACCACAAACTCATGGAAACTCACCGCCGCCAAGAGAATCGCACACTGGTGTAGCTTACGCAGATCGCACAACTGGGAAATCATGTCTAGTTATATATGGGGGAATGAGCGGGTGCAGACTGGGGGATCTGTGGTTTTTGGACATAGACACAATGACTTGGAACAAGCCATTAGTCCACGGGCCGACGCCACTACCTCGCTCTCTGCATACTGCTACTTTGATCGGGCATCGAATGTATGTCTTTGGTGGTTGGGTACCACTGGTCGTTGACGACGTCAAGGTAGCAACCCACGAGAAGGAATGGAAATGCACAAGCACATTGGCATGCCTAAATTTAG AAACATTAACGTGGGAACAATTGACCGTCGATTCACTGGAAGAAAATGTGCCGAGAGCCAGAGCAGGCCATTGTGCTGTCGCAGTCCATAGTCGTCTATACGTTTGGTCGGGTAGAGACGGATATCGCAAAGCTTGGAACAACCAG GTATGCTGTAAAGATTTGTGGTACTTGGAAGTTAAGAAACCACCATCTCCGTCCAGAGTGCAATTGGTTCGAGCTTCGACTCAGTCCCTAGAAGTTAGTTGGGCCGCCACACCTTCTGCTCAATACTACATCTTGCAAATACAGAAATATGATATGCCACCAACAACGGGTACTTTCCCAGCAGCTGCAGCTCCTGTTAGCGCGCCTACAGCTGCTCCTGTTCCGGTTGCGGCAGCCGTTCCGGCGCCTGCTACTGTATCATCTCCACAGATACCACCAGTGGTCACGCCAGTTCCTTCCACCCCACCAATCGTCCGGCAGCAAGCACCATCCCAGACACCTGTACGAATTCAAACGGCTGTGCAACAAAGTCCGGGGCAAAAGACAATCCAAACTCCAGTTATGGCAAAACAAGGAAGTCCAATGACTCCAAGAGTCACTGGGAATCTTATCCGCATTCGTTCACCGCTTGTTACAACTGTAACTCCCACAACGGATCAGGGAGCCTCACCTGGCACAACTTCTGCCAGTCAATCTCCGACCACCGCAATGTCCGGCATACAAGCTTTAGCTGCTGCAGCTGCCGCAACGCAAAAGATCAGCATGAACAATGTGCAAATACTTCCACAACCTGGCAACACCATTAGAATGAAAAACATGCAGCCTGGTCAGCAAATACGATTTGCTGCACCAGGAGCAACGGTATTAAGGACTGCCTCACCACAGCAGAGCAAACAGATAATCCTCCAAAAACCAGGACAAAACATAACTGGGCAGCCACAAATTGTTCACCTCCTCAAAGCCGGACAGGGAATGGTCGCGGCAGTACCAAAAGTTAGTTTAATTCAAGGAAAAACCGTGCAAACGGCAGGATCAAAGCCTCTTAATCAGGGACCAACAATTCTTAGATTGGTTAATCCCAACACTGTGGCTGGCTCAAAGGTTCTTACGACAGTAAAAACTTCGAATTTAGTTGCAATGAGCAAAGGACAAAGTATTTCCGGAAAACAGACTATCATGATTACTAAACCTGGCGGGAATGGCGGGCTGGTTGGCAGAACCAACCAGATTATTGTCGTCACCACTGGCTCAGGTCTGAGAGCTGTTCAGGCTGTTACAACCTCTCAGGCCGGCTCTGGCCAACCTGGAAACCTAAGCACACCAGTTAACGTACTTCCTTTATCAGCGACAAATCATGTAACCAATCAGCAAGGTGTTAAAATGATTGTTGTATCATCTGGTGCCATGGGTGGTGGGACTGCTGGGAAGCCTATCACCATAACGGTACCTGGCCAAGGGGGAGTACCAAAGACTGTTACAATTGCTACAAAAGGAAATCAACAGACACTCTTCAATccaacgaaaaatcaaattgtcGCAGTTCCACAAATGCAAAAAACACCA GAGGCTGTTACCGTTTCTGGTAAACCTGTAACGTTGCAAATGTCCAGCGGCATTGGTACCAAAACTGTCACTCTGATGCCTAGCAGCAGCTCGATTGTGACCACTGCTGGAACATCAGAAATCATCGATACGAgcaaaatgatttttgtacCCTCACAAAAACAACCATCAGCCTCGCTgg CTTCAACATCTGATGGTCCAGCAACGACTGATGCTGCGCTAGCAGCTCTAGCCGCAGAGGCTGGATTGATTGATCCTGTTCAAGAATCCTCTGGAGGTTTATCGTTCATGGTATCTGCAGATGAGACTGGAGCGGTAGATGGCAAGGGGGACAGTTGTAACGGGAATGAAGCAGCTGTTTTAGCGTCACAACTTGGGTCTGGGGAGCCACTACAAGTTGACAACGATGGGAACTTTATTATCCCCCAAGTTGATGGTCCTGCTGATGATTTAATGGAAGATGGAGAGGggggaggagaaaaagaagaaacagcaGCAACAGAAAATGAACCTGAAACGAATGAGCCCACCGAACCACACCCCGAAAATGATTCCAATGAAGCTGAACAGCATACGGATTCTGTTACAGCCGACGTAAAGCTACGGCTTCAAGAAGCTGTACCTGAAGATAGTAGTAAGGATCCACAACTGGACACTGAAACTTCAAAGACTCCACCAACTTCTGCAGAACCTCTTTCAACAGAACTGGATGCAACAACGAATTCAGAAAATCCGGAAGCTGAGATAAAACTTGAGGGAACTGAGGAGTCTGAGGAGAATAGTGAACAACAGGAACAGTTACCAAACGAAAGTGCAGAAACTGAGGCTAACCTACCAGCTGAggatataaatatgaaaacagaAGACGTAAGCCTGCCtttagatgaaaaaattcttgaatcaGAAGGGGAAGCAGACAATTCTCAAGACGAACAAAATTCTGGAAAAGACATTAGCAATGAACAACATCAGCTTGAAGCTATCAGTATGTCGGTAGATCAGTCGGATTCAGACAATGTTTCGCAAGCAGATTCACAGCCTGCTGTAGATGACGCAACATCTCAGGATTCGCAGACATCCCAGGATGACattgatcggaaaaaagtGGATGACGAACCTGAAAGTGAATCACTTAGATTAAATTTGGAGAATCCTTTATCACCAGAAAATATCAAGGCCAAGGATGAGCCAATGGAAACTGAATCGGAATTTTTAATGGCATCCAAGACTCCTATTCCTTCCCCGACGACCGCCGCTCCTACAATTTTACCAAAATCAGAGCCACAAGAGTCACAGGACGAACCAATGAATGAAGACGAAGATGATGCAGTGTCTGAGCCTTCGCCAATTGCTACAAAACCATCTACCGCCACAAATGTTACAACAAATGGCATTGCCCCAACTGTTAAGAGGCCAGTACCAGtggcaattttgaaaaatgaacccAAAGATGAAAAGGATGCTACACCTACAAGTGGTGACTCGACTGCTCTTACTACTTTGGCTACTGCAGCGTTAGGCTCTGCTGGACAAGCAGTCAAAGTCAAAGCTGAAATG TTACGTTTCCAGactgaagaagaaaagaaggatGCCGACTGGTACGATGTCGGAGTGATAAAGGGAACAACTTTTACAGTCCAGCATTACTATTTGCCTGGGGATGAGCCCCTAAATACATCCCAACCCCTGCCAGCGGATGTATTTAAAGGACGTACGAAAATCTTCCTTGAACCTGGCACCGCATACAAGTTTAGAGTTGCTGCTGTGAATAGCTGTGGTCAAAGTGGTTGGAGTGAG GTGTCCGCATTCAAGACTTGTCTGCCTGGTTTTCCGGGTGCGCCTAGCGccataaaaatatcaaagtctGCGGAAGGAGCTCAGCTATCTTGGGAACCACCGCCAAGTAACTTGGGTCCGATACTCGAGTACTCAGTTTACTTGGCAGTGAGAAGTGCCAGTGCTGTTTCAAACAGCGCTGGAGAAGCCACCACTGTTGCTACAACGCCTACACAGCTTGCGTTCATCAGAGTCTATTGCGGCCCTACTAATGCCTGTTCCGTACCTAACAGTTCGCTGAGTGCTGCTCACGTCGATACGACGACTAAACCAGCGATTATATTTAGAATAGCTGCGCGCAATGATAAGGGGTATGGACCAGCGACGCAAGTCAGGTGGCTGCAAG ATCCAACCACTGCAGTTAAGAGTAATCCTCAACTTAAAAGGCCAGTCGCAGACGCACGTCCTCAAGTTAATTCTCCTCAGAAGAAATTCAAGACAGATACCGGAACCGAAAATTTCTCGTGA
- the Hcf gene encoding host cell factor 1 isoform X1, whose product MAAPMLKWKRITNPTGPQPRPRHGHRAVALKDLMVVFGGGNEGIVDELHVFNTATNQWFVPSTKGDIPPGCAAYGFVVDGTRILVFGGMVEYGKYSNELYELQASRWEWKRLKPKPPKQEQPPCPRLGHSFTLIGNRIFLFGGLANDSDDPKNNIPRYLNDLYTLELLGNGVTAWDVPQTHGNSPPPRESHTGVAYADRTTGKSCLVIYGGMSGCRLGDLWFLDIDTMTWNKPLVHGPTPLPRSLHTATLIGHRMYVFGGWVPLVVDDVKVATHEKEWKCTSTLACLNLETLTWEQLTVDSLEENVPRARAGHCAVAVHSRLYVWSGRDGYRKAWNNQVRVCCKDLWYLEVKKPPSPSRVQLVRASTQSLEVSWAATPSAQYYILQIQKYDMPPTTGTFPAAAAPVSAPTAAPVPVAAAVPAPATVSSPQIPPVVTPVPSTPPIVRQQAPSQTPVRIQTAVQQSPGQKTIQTPVMAKQGSPMTPRVTGNLIRIRSPLVTTVTPTTDQGASPGTTSASQSPTTAMSGIQALAAAAAATQKISMNNVQILPQPGNTIRMKNMQPGQQIRFAAPGATVLRTASPQQSKQIILQKPGQNITGQPQIVHLLKAGQGMVAAVPKVSLIQGKTVQTAGSKPLNQGPTILRLVNPNTVAGSKVLTTVKTSNLVAMSKGQSISGKQTIMITKPGGNGGLVGRTNQIIVVTTGSGLRAVQAVTTSQAGSGQPGNLSTPVNVLPLSATNHVTNQQGVKMIVVSSGAMGGGTAGKPITITVPGQGGVPKTVTIATKGNQQTLFNPTKNQIVAVPQMQKTPEAVTVSGKPVTLQMSSGIGTKTVTLMPSSSSIVTTAGTSEIIDTSKMIFVPSQKQPSASLASTSDGPATTDAALAALAAEAGLIDPVQESSGGLSFMVSADETGAVDGKGDSCNGNEAAVLASQLGSGEPLQVDNDGNFIIPQVDGPADDLMEDGEGGGEKEETAATENEPETNEPTEPHPENDSNEAEQHTDSVTADVKLRLQEAVPEDSSKDPQLDTETSKTPPTSAEPLSTELDATTNSENPEAEIKLEGTEESEENSEQQEQLPNESAETEANLPAEDINMKTEDVSLPLDEKILESEGEADNSQDEQNSGKDISNEQHQLEAISMSVDQSDSDNVSQADSQPAVDDATSQDSQTSQDDIDRKKVDDEPESESLRLNLENPLSPENIKAKDEPMETESEFLMASKTPIPSPTTAAPTILPKSEPQESQDEPMNEDEDDAVSEPSPIATKPSTATNVTTNGIAPTVKRPVPVAILKNEPKDEKDATPTSGDSTALTTLATAALGSAGQAVKVKAEMLRFQTEEEKKDADWYDVGVIKGTTFTVQHYYLPGDEPLNTSQPLPADVFKGRTKIFLEPGTAYKFRVAAVNSCGQSGWSEVSAFKTCLPGFPGAPSAIKISKSAEGAQLSWEPPPSNLGPILEYSVYLAVRSASAVSNSAGEATTVATTPTQLAFIRVYCGPTNACSVPNSSLSAAHVDTTTKPAIIFRIAARNDKGYGPATQVRWLQDPTTAVKSNPQLKRPVADARPQVNSPQKKFKTDTGTENFS is encoded by the exons caACAAACCAATGGTTTGTTCCATCGACGAAGGGAGATATACCTCCCGGTTGTGCTGCCTATGGGTTCGTGGTGGATGGGACCCGAATTTTGGTATTCGGTGGTATGGTAGAATATGGAAAGTATTCCAACGAATTATATGAGCTCCAGGCTAGTAGATGGGAGTGGAAGCGATTGAAACCAAAACCACCCAAACAGGAACAACCACCGTGCCCGCGACTGGGTCACAGCTTCACACTGATCGGCAACAGAATATTCTTATTTGGAGGATTGGCAAACGACAGTGATGATCCTAAGAATAATATTCCAAGATATTTGAATGATCTGTATACTCTGGAGTTACTTGGCAATGGTGTAACAGCATGGGATGTACCACAAACTCATGGAAACTCACCGCCGCCAAGAGAATCGCACACTGGTGTAGCTTACGCAGATCGCACAACTGGGAAATCATGTCTAGTTATATATGGGGGAATGAGCGGGTGCAGACTGGGGGATCTGTGGTTTTTGGACATAGACACAATGACTTGGAACAAGCCATTAGTCCACGGGCCGACGCCACTACCTCGCTCTCTGCATACTGCTACTTTGATCGGGCATCGAATGTATGTCTTTGGTGGTTGGGTACCACTGGTCGTTGACGACGTCAAGGTAGCAACCCACGAGAAGGAATGGAAATGCACAAGCACATTGGCATGCCTAAATTTAG AAACATTAACGTGGGAACAATTGACCGTCGATTCACTGGAAGAAAATGTGCCGAGAGCCAGAGCAGGCCATTGTGCTGTCGCAGTCCATAGTCGTCTATACGTTTGGTCGGGTAGAGACGGATATCGCAAAGCTTGGAACAACCAGGTTAGG GTATGCTGTAAAGATTTGTGGTACTTGGAAGTTAAGAAACCACCATCTCCGTCCAGAGTGCAATTGGTTCGAGCTTCGACTCAGTCCCTAGAAGTTAGTTGGGCCGCCACACCTTCTGCTCAATACTACATCTTGCAAATACAGAAATATGATATGCCACCAACAACGGGTACTTTCCCAGCAGCTGCAGCTCCTGTTAGCGCGCCTACAGCTGCTCCTGTTCCGGTTGCGGCAGCCGTTCCGGCGCCTGCTACTGTATCATCTCCACAGATACCACCAGTGGTCACGCCAGTTCCTTCCACCCCACCAATCGTCCGGCAGCAAGCACCATCCCAGACACCTGTACGAATTCAAACGGCTGTGCAACAAAGTCCGGGGCAAAAGACAATCCAAACTCCAGTTATGGCAAAACAAGGAAGTCCAATGACTCCAAGAGTCACTGGGAATCTTATCCGCATTCGTTCACCGCTTGTTACAACTGTAACTCCCACAACGGATCAGGGAGCCTCACCTGGCACAACTTCTGCCAGTCAATCTCCGACCACCGCAATGTCCGGCATACAAGCTTTAGCTGCTGCAGCTGCCGCAACGCAAAAGATCAGCATGAACAATGTGCAAATACTTCCACAACCTGGCAACACCATTAGAATGAAAAACATGCAGCCTGGTCAGCAAATACGATTTGCTGCACCAGGAGCAACGGTATTAAGGACTGCCTCACCACAGCAGAGCAAACAGATAATCCTCCAAAAACCAGGACAAAACATAACTGGGCAGCCACAAATTGTTCACCTCCTCAAAGCCGGACAGGGAATGGTCGCGGCAGTACCAAAAGTTAGTTTAATTCAAGGAAAAACCGTGCAAACGGCAGGATCAAAGCCTCTTAATCAGGGACCAACAATTCTTAGATTGGTTAATCCCAACACTGTGGCTGGCTCAAAGGTTCTTACGACAGTAAAAACTTCGAATTTAGTTGCAATGAGCAAAGGACAAAGTATTTCCGGAAAACAGACTATCATGATTACTAAACCTGGCGGGAATGGCGGGCTGGTTGGCAGAACCAACCAGATTATTGTCGTCACCACTGGCTCAGGTCTGAGAGCTGTTCAGGCTGTTACAACCTCTCAGGCCGGCTCTGGCCAACCTGGAAACCTAAGCACACCAGTTAACGTACTTCCTTTATCAGCGACAAATCATGTAACCAATCAGCAAGGTGTTAAAATGATTGTTGTATCATCTGGTGCCATGGGTGGTGGGACTGCTGGGAAGCCTATCACCATAACGGTACCTGGCCAAGGGGGAGTACCAAAGACTGTTACAATTGCTACAAAAGGAAATCAACAGACACTCTTCAATccaacgaaaaatcaaattgtcGCAGTTCCACAAATGCAAAAAACACCA GAGGCTGTTACCGTTTCTGGTAAACCTGTAACGTTGCAAATGTCCAGCGGCATTGGTACCAAAACTGTCACTCTGATGCCTAGCAGCAGCTCGATTGTGACCACTGCTGGAACATCAGAAATCATCGATACGAgcaaaatgatttttgtacCCTCACAAAAACAACCATCAGCCTCGCTgg CTTCAACATCTGATGGTCCAGCAACGACTGATGCTGCGCTAGCAGCTCTAGCCGCAGAGGCTGGATTGATTGATCCTGTTCAAGAATCCTCTGGAGGTTTATCGTTCATGGTATCTGCAGATGAGACTGGAGCGGTAGATGGCAAGGGGGACAGTTGTAACGGGAATGAAGCAGCTGTTTTAGCGTCACAACTTGGGTCTGGGGAGCCACTACAAGTTGACAACGATGGGAACTTTATTATCCCCCAAGTTGATGGTCCTGCTGATGATTTAATGGAAGATGGAGAGGggggaggagaaaaagaagaaacagcaGCAACAGAAAATGAACCTGAAACGAATGAGCCCACCGAACCACACCCCGAAAATGATTCCAATGAAGCTGAACAGCATACGGATTCTGTTACAGCCGACGTAAAGCTACGGCTTCAAGAAGCTGTACCTGAAGATAGTAGTAAGGATCCACAACTGGACACTGAAACTTCAAAGACTCCACCAACTTCTGCAGAACCTCTTTCAACAGAACTGGATGCAACAACGAATTCAGAAAATCCGGAAGCTGAGATAAAACTTGAGGGAACTGAGGAGTCTGAGGAGAATAGTGAACAACAGGAACAGTTACCAAACGAAAGTGCAGAAACTGAGGCTAACCTACCAGCTGAggatataaatatgaaaacagaAGACGTAAGCCTGCCtttagatgaaaaaattcttgaatcaGAAGGGGAAGCAGACAATTCTCAAGACGAACAAAATTCTGGAAAAGACATTAGCAATGAACAACATCAGCTTGAAGCTATCAGTATGTCGGTAGATCAGTCGGATTCAGACAATGTTTCGCAAGCAGATTCACAGCCTGCTGTAGATGACGCAACATCTCAGGATTCGCAGACATCCCAGGATGACattgatcggaaaaaagtGGATGACGAACCTGAAAGTGAATCACTTAGATTAAATTTGGAGAATCCTTTATCACCAGAAAATATCAAGGCCAAGGATGAGCCAATGGAAACTGAATCGGAATTTTTAATGGCATCCAAGACTCCTATTCCTTCCCCGACGACCGCCGCTCCTACAATTTTACCAAAATCAGAGCCACAAGAGTCACAGGACGAACCAATGAATGAAGACGAAGATGATGCAGTGTCTGAGCCTTCGCCAATTGCTACAAAACCATCTACCGCCACAAATGTTACAACAAATGGCATTGCCCCAACTGTTAAGAGGCCAGTACCAGtggcaattttgaaaaatgaacccAAAGATGAAAAGGATGCTACACCTACAAGTGGTGACTCGACTGCTCTTACTACTTTGGCTACTGCAGCGTTAGGCTCTGCTGGACAAGCAGTCAAAGTCAAAGCTGAAATG TTACGTTTCCAGactgaagaagaaaagaaggatGCCGACTGGTACGATGTCGGAGTGATAAAGGGAACAACTTTTACAGTCCAGCATTACTATTTGCCTGGGGATGAGCCCCTAAATACATCCCAACCCCTGCCAGCGGATGTATTTAAAGGACGTACGAAAATCTTCCTTGAACCTGGCACCGCATACAAGTTTAGAGTTGCTGCTGTGAATAGCTGTGGTCAAAGTGGTTGGAGTGAG GTGTCCGCATTCAAGACTTGTCTGCCTGGTTTTCCGGGTGCGCCTAGCGccataaaaatatcaaagtctGCGGAAGGAGCTCAGCTATCTTGGGAACCACCGCCAAGTAACTTGGGTCCGATACTCGAGTACTCAGTTTACTTGGCAGTGAGAAGTGCCAGTGCTGTTTCAAACAGCGCTGGAGAAGCCACCACTGTTGCTACAACGCCTACACAGCTTGCGTTCATCAGAGTCTATTGCGGCCCTACTAATGCCTGTTCCGTACCTAACAGTTCGCTGAGTGCTGCTCACGTCGATACGACGACTAAACCAGCGATTATATTTAGAATAGCTGCGCGCAATGATAAGGGGTATGGACCAGCGACGCAAGTCAGGTGGCTGCAAG ATCCAACCACTGCAGTTAAGAGTAATCCTCAACTTAAAAGGCCAGTCGCAGACGCACGTCCTCAAGTTAATTCTCCTCAGAAGAAATTCAAGACAGATACCGGAACCGAAAATTTCTCGTGA